The following are encoded in a window of Bacillus sp. SORGH_AS_0510 genomic DNA:
- the pdaB gene encoding polysaccharide deacetylase family sporulation protein PdaB, whose amino-acid sequence MNFFFVLNGKSLKSVSLVLIAAFFTAWFLYMENHAQIPVFSTKDGPKAVYRGERDLALTFNIGWGDEKAEPILDTLKKENVKSATFFLAGSWAERHPDLVSRIVKEGYEIGILGYNYEDYTDLEDVKIAKDISKAQEVFTKLNVKDIKLLRAPTGHFDERTLKIAKRYGYTVVHWSIDSKDWQNPGIAAIVDNTKKAKKGDIVLLHASDSAKQTAKALPLILADIRQKGLKVVSVTEMIANGDAHSKEIR is encoded by the coding sequence ATGAATTTCTTCTTTGTATTGAATGGAAAATCATTAAAAAGTGTTTCATTGGTTTTGATTGCTGCATTCTTTACCGCGTGGTTCCTGTATATGGAAAACCACGCACAAATTCCTGTCTTTTCTACGAAAGACGGTCCAAAAGCAGTCTATCGTGGGGAAAGGGATCTTGCTCTAACCTTTAATATTGGCTGGGGGGACGAAAAGGCTGAACCCATTTTAGACACTTTAAAAAAAGAAAATGTGAAATCAGCTACCTTTTTCTTAGCAGGTTCATGGGCAGAGCGACACCCTGATCTTGTTAGTCGTATTGTAAAGGAAGGATATGAAATCGGTATTCTTGGTTACAATTATGAAGACTACACTGACTTAGAAGATGTGAAGATCGCTAAAGATATTTCTAAAGCACAAGAAGTCTTCACTAAATTAAATGTGAAAGATATCAAATTGCTCCGTGCACCAACTGGCCATTTTGATGAACGCACCTTAAAAATCGCCAAGAGATATGGCTATACGGTCGTTCATTGGAGCATCGATTCTAAGGATTGGCAAAATCCAGGTATAGCCGCTATTGTCGATAATACAAAAAAAGCGAAAAAAGGCGATATCGTTCTACTTCATGCATCAGACTCTGCAAAACAAACAGCAAAAGCATTGCCGCTCATTCTAGCAGATATCCGTCAAAAAGGACTGAAGGTTGTCTCTGTTACAGAAATGATCGCTAACGGGGATGCACATTCAAAAGAGATCAGATGA
- a CDS encoding GerAB/ArcD/ProY family transporter: MEQLVPEKAKISPFLVFFLIHAMQFGVGVLGFQRIIAMTAGYDAWISVIIAGLSIHIIIWMMFKILETVDGDMVTAHSYIFGNKIGKLLTLPFILYFVMVCLTLLRTFIEVIQVWMFQDMGTFWFSLGFCLLGIYIVFGGFRTVTGVAFFGVVLPAYLILTFLFTIPYADAKNLLPLFDHSVMDMLKAAYQMSFTYLGYEVLLFFYPYIKDPQKSKKWAHLGVLYTTILYTLLTVVTFVYFSEGQLQKNIWATLTMWKVVEMPFVERFEYIGIANWNIIILPNFCIALWCGSRIVKRVTHMKQKYGVFLLAMMTLTLINFFKTREQINTLIDYTGKISFFLNYGYIPLLFVLVLIVKKVKKK; encoded by the coding sequence ATGGAACAGTTAGTGCCGGAAAAAGCAAAAATATCGCCTTTTTTAGTATTCTTTCTAATCCATGCGATGCAATTTGGGGTCGGGGTCCTGGGATTTCAAAGAATTATCGCAATGACAGCAGGATATGATGCATGGATTTCCGTCATCATCGCTGGTTTGAGTATTCATATCATCATATGGATGATGTTCAAAATCCTTGAAACCGTTGACGGAGATATGGTCACTGCCCATTCCTATATATTCGGAAATAAAATCGGAAAACTCCTAACATTGCCATTCATACTATATTTTGTAATGGTTTGTTTGACCCTTCTTAGGACCTTTATTGAAGTCATCCAAGTATGGATGTTCCAGGATATGGGCACCTTTTGGTTTTCTCTGGGCTTTTGTTTATTGGGCATTTATATTGTCTTCGGGGGATTTAGAACGGTAACAGGAGTGGCCTTCTTTGGCGTGGTACTCCCTGCTTATCTAATCTTAACTTTTTTATTTACGATTCCATATGCCGATGCGAAAAATTTGTTGCCGCTATTTGACCATTCCGTCATGGATATGCTAAAGGCAGCCTATCAGATGTCATTTACCTATCTTGGCTATGAGGTGCTTTTATTTTTCTATCCGTATATTAAGGATCCACAAAAATCAAAAAAATGGGCACATCTAGGCGTACTATATACCACCATTCTTTATACCCTTTTAACGGTAGTAACGTTTGTTTATTTTTCCGAGGGACAGCTACAGAAGAATATTTGGGCCACCTTGACCATGTGGAAAGTAGTCGAAATGCCATTTGTTGAACGATTTGAATATATCGGCATCGCTAACTGGAATATTATCATTCTGCCTAACTTCTGCATTGCCCTATGGTGCGGCAGCCGCATTGTTAAAAGAGTAACCCACATGAAACAAAAATACGGGGTTTTTCTATTAGCGATGATGACGTTAACCCTGATTAACTTTTTCAAGACACGTGAGCAGATCAATACCTTGATCGATTATACAGGTAAAATTTCCTTTTTTCTTAATTATGGTTATATTCCCCTGCTCTTTGTTCTTGTGTTAATTGTGAAGAAGGTGAAGAAAAAGTGA
- a CDS encoding N-acetylmuramoyl-L-alanine amidase — MKLYLDPGHGGNDPGAQGNGLKEKDVTLDIALQIRTILTSDYENIEIKMSRTSDLTKSLSQRTNEANAWGADFYLAIHINAFNGTAQGYEDYIYNGLSDSSTTAKYRDIIHVEVIKLNQLVDRGKKKANFHVLRESNMPAMLSENGFIDQSHDAALMKQVSWRQKAAQGHANGLAKAFNLKPKTQPSDPSGIMYKVIAGSFKQQENADSRVVFLQLKGIEAFIVSTIISGEMWYRVQAGAFSNRPNAKVRLKEIQAIGITDAFILAEGTNPNLTLTSPTPSPEPTPTGYSIFGPTYLSPEHMNLFVKIMNPSAIELGQYYLTLGEYYGIRGDIAFVQALHETNYFRFTGIVKPEQNNFAGIGTTGPDNPGARFATPKEGVLAHLQHLFAYASTQALPTQYPLVDPRFNLVKRGSAPTWIALNGKWAVPGTTYGQSILSLYGKMVAFAKQNLDTILNEINK; from the coding sequence ATGAAACTCTACTTAGATCCAGGTCATGGTGGAAATGACCCCGGTGCCCAAGGGAATGGACTAAAAGAAAAAGATGTGACACTAGATATTGCGCTTCAAATTAGGACAATCCTAACAAGTGATTATGAGAATATTGAAATCAAAATGAGTCGTACGAGTGACCTAACAAAAAGCTTAAGCCAGCGGACAAATGAAGCAAATGCGTGGGGTGCTGATTTTTATTTGGCTATTCATATCAATGCCTTTAATGGCACAGCCCAAGGATATGAAGATTATATTTACAATGGCCTGTCTGATTCTTCAACGACTGCGAAATACCGCGATATCATCCATGTAGAAGTAATCAAACTTAATCAATTAGTGGACCGAGGGAAGAAGAAAGCTAATTTTCATGTTCTACGTGAATCAAACATGCCAGCCATGTTATCTGAAAATGGCTTTATTGATCAGTCACATGATGCGGCTTTAATGAAACAAGTTTCATGGCGACAAAAGGCTGCACAAGGGCATGCGAATGGACTTGCAAAAGCGTTTAATTTAAAGCCCAAAACACAACCATCAGATCCATCCGGAATCATGTACAAAGTCATTGCAGGTTCATTTAAACAACAGGAAAATGCAGACAGCCGAGTAGTATTCCTCCAATTAAAGGGTATAGAAGCGTTTATTGTCTCGACAATTATCTCTGGTGAGATGTGGTATAGAGTGCAAGCAGGTGCTTTTTCAAATCGACCGAATGCAAAAGTTCGTCTGAAGGAAATCCAAGCGATTGGAATAACAGATGCCTTCATTTTGGCTGAAGGAACGAATCCAAATCTAACTCTTACCTCACCCACTCCTTCACCAGAACCAACTCCTACCGGCTATTCCATTTTTGGACCAACCTATTTGTCCCCCGAACACATGAATCTGTTTGTAAAAATCATGAATCCAAGTGCTATTGAACTTGGCCAGTACTATTTGACACTTGGAGAGTATTATGGAATTCGCGGAGACATTGCGTTTGTCCAGGCACTACACGAAACAAACTATTTCCGCTTTACCGGAATCGTAAAGCCGGAGCAAAATAACTTTGCAGGCATTGGTACAACAGGACCTGATAATCCCGGCGCCCGTTTTGCTACACCGAAAGAGGGCGTGCTTGCACATCTTCAGCACCTTTTTGCTTACGCTTCGACTCAAGCTCTGCCTACGCAATACCCGCTCGTCGACCCCCGTTTTAATCTAGTTAAGCGCGGATCTGCTCCAACTTGGATTGCTTTAAATGGGAAATGGGCCGTTCCTGGCACAACCTACGGACAATCCATTTTAAGTCTATATGGAAAAATGGTAGCATTCGCCAAACAAAATTTAGATACAATCCTGAATGAAATCAACAAATGA
- a CDS encoding spore germination protein, with translation MNWFTKRKAQKNQREELEQYLQRSSDFTRVHYINQPTNNRFYFSFMSTLVDESILEENALPSLLEKPFVKIDEIKKIVPIADIQICSDESQIEQKLFNGYVLLTLDSDPDQFAFIAAQKEIVRGITQPEVEFSVIGPKEAFVESLQQNINLIRKRLSVKELIYEELTLGSISKTKIAVMYLDGIVDPANVQEVMNRLKNVDFDAITDSSYIVQLISDNKNSPFPQLLDTERPDRVTAILAEGKIAIFVDGSPHVLITPTTLVEFFGSFEDYFLNWMLSSFFRLIRLFAVAFSILITPVYVATLSYHYELIPKDLMNTLVTSRREIPLPPILEALFLELTIELLREAGARLPTKVGQTIGIVGGIVIGTASVEAGLTSNVLLIIVALAALASFTTPVYKMGNAIRLLRFPFLFFAELWGLLGIVFCFCLLMAHLIRLTSLNRPFLEPIYPPRLTDLKDSLIRLPFSKQSLRPQTLRTQNPIRFTPSKKVKKGDIDE, from the coding sequence ATGAATTGGTTTACTAAAAGAAAAGCCCAAAAAAACCAACGAGAGGAATTAGAGCAATACCTCCAACGTTCAAGTGATTTTACAAGAGTTCATTATATAAATCAGCCAACCAATAACCGGTTTTATTTTTCCTTTATGTCAACTCTAGTTGACGAAAGTATTTTAGAAGAAAATGCACTACCGTCATTATTAGAAAAGCCATTTGTAAAAATTGATGAAATAAAAAAAATTGTCCCTATTGCGGACATACAGATTTGCAGTGACGAAAGTCAAATCGAACAGAAGTTATTCAATGGTTATGTGCTCTTAACCCTTGATTCAGATCCTGATCAATTTGCCTTTATTGCAGCCCAAAAGGAAATCGTACGCGGAATTACACAGCCTGAGGTTGAGTTTAGTGTTATTGGTCCGAAGGAAGCATTTGTCGAATCTCTTCAGCAAAATATCAACCTCATTCGTAAACGATTATCTGTTAAGGAGCTAATCTATGAAGAATTAACGCTGGGCTCGATCTCTAAAACGAAAATTGCCGTCATGTACTTAGATGGAATTGTCGATCCAGCTAATGTTCAAGAGGTTATGAACCGTTTGAAAAACGTTGACTTTGATGCAATCACCGATAGCTCATATATTGTTCAATTAATCTCAGATAACAAAAATTCCCCCTTTCCCCAATTGCTTGATACGGAAAGGCCAGACAGGGTAACAGCGATCTTGGCAGAGGGGAAAATCGCCATATTTGTTGATGGGTCTCCGCATGTACTGATTACGCCAACAACACTGGTTGAATTTTTTGGCTCGTTTGAGGATTATTTTTTAAATTGGATGTTATCTTCTTTCTTCCGGTTAATCCGGCTGTTTGCTGTTGCATTCTCCATTTTAATTACACCCGTATATGTAGCGACCTTGTCCTATCATTACGAGCTCATTCCAAAGGACTTAATGAATACATTAGTGACGTCTCGCCGTGAAATACCGCTTCCCCCCATCTTGGAAGCCCTCTTTCTAGAGCTAACCATTGAGCTGCTCCGCGAGGCCGGAGCACGCCTTCCCACCAAGGTCGGTCAGACAATCGGTATCGTGGGAGGGATCGTTATCGGAACTGCTTCCGTTGAAGCAGGTTTAACTAGTAATGTTCTTTTAATTATCGTGGCACTAGCAGCACTGGCGTCTTTTACTACGCCTGTATATAAGATGGGTAACGCGATTCGTTTACTTCGCTTTCCCTTTTTGTTTTTCGCTGAGCTATGGGGCCTACTTGGAATCGTTTTTTGTTTTTGTCTATTAATGGCACACCTAATTCGCCTAACGTCCCTTAATAGACCATTCTTGGAACCAATCTATCCACCGAGATTGACGGACCTGAAAGATTCTTTGATTAGACTTCCCTTTTCAAAACAATCCTTAAGGCCGCAAACATTAAGGACTCAAAACCCTATTCGTTTTACTCCTAGTAAAAAGGTGAAAAAAGGAGATATTGACGAATAG
- a CDS encoding Mrp/NBP35 family ATP-binding protein has protein sequence MLTEGKILEVLGSLKEPFLHKTLAELHAIEEVKIKEEKNHVSVKIAIARTGTAEQLQLQTQIVNLLKEAGAATVGIRFSELPEEVLAANRQAEPEKDKNLLNSNSTTFIAIASGKGGVGKSTVSVNLAVALARLGKKVGLIDADIYGFSVPDMMGITKRPVVRGEKIIPVERFGVQVISMGFFVEDNAPIIWRGPMLGKMLNSFFNEVEWGEIDYLLLDLPPGTGDVALDVHTMLPACKEIIVTTPHPTAAFVAARAGAMAIRTEHEVLGVIENMAYFESKLTGEKEYVFGKGGGDKLADELNTEVLGRLPLSQPDWNDADFAPSIYQEDHQIGKIYLEIAEKVTSLLKK, from the coding sequence ATGTTAACAGAGGGTAAGATCCTAGAGGTTCTTGGTAGCCTTAAAGAGCCATTTTTACATAAAACATTAGCAGAATTACATGCAATCGAAGAAGTAAAAATCAAAGAAGAGAAAAATCACGTTAGCGTGAAAATAGCTATCGCAAGAACAGGCACGGCTGAACAGCTGCAACTGCAGACACAAATCGTCAACCTTTTAAAAGAAGCAGGTGCTGCGACTGTAGGGATCCGTTTTAGTGAGCTCCCTGAAGAAGTGTTGGCAGCCAATCGTCAGGCTGAACCAGAAAAGGACAAGAACCTGCTTAATTCCAATAGCACGACGTTTATCGCTATCGCCAGCGGTAAAGGGGGCGTAGGGAAATCGACGGTTTCTGTAAACTTAGCGGTAGCATTAGCACGTCTAGGCAAAAAAGTGGGCCTTATCGATGCGGATATTTATGGATTTAGTGTGCCTGATATGATGGGAATCACAAAAAGACCGGTTGTCAGAGGAGAGAAAATTATCCCTGTAGAACGCTTTGGTGTTCAGGTTATTTCAATGGGCTTCTTCGTTGAAGATAATGCCCCAATTATTTGGCGTGGTCCAATGTTAGGAAAAATGTTAAATAGTTTCTTTAATGAAGTTGAATGGGGAGAAATTGATTATCTACTTTTAGATTTACCACCAGGAACAGGGGATGTAGCATTGGATGTTCATACGATGCTTCCTGCTTGTAAAGAGATTATCGTTACTACTCCACATCCAACAGCTGCCTTTGTTGCAGCGCGTGCGGGAGCTATGGCAATCCGTACCGAGCATGAGGTATTGGGTGTTATCGAAAATATGGCTTATTTCGAAAGCAAGCTAACAGGTGAAAAGGAATATGTGTTCGGAAAGGGCGGCGGAGACAAATTAGCCGACGAATTGAATACAGAAGTCCTTGGAAGACTGCCATTAAGTCAGCCGGACTGGAATGATGCAGACTTCGCTCCATCTATCTACCAAGAGGATCATCAGATCGGAAAAATTTATTTAGAAATTGCTGAAAAAGTAACCAGCTTACTTAAGAAATAA
- a CDS encoding Ger(x)C family spore germination protein gives MRRFLTFFIVTLSLTGCVRKEILDDVNLETGSAYDYIDNQIRGTALIPVYLPDKSVENKTFSASSSLSRDFLRDIQRQSSDPLVTGALKVVLFGEKLAKERGILALIDSFQRDPSIGAGIYLGVTEGEAKKVIEGSYGKRGNSVYLTNLIRHNMQTKDLPKTNLQRFLFDFHQKGKSPYLPQIRRLNKDQIEISGISFFRYGKVVDSIPASEMFYFKLLVDNYSEGTLKVNVEKQIASIESIRSKFKMKLSATNPNAVNVYINVKAMLNEYTGVSVTSKDLRKIEQKLEKDIEKECMKLTKQFQQKQIDPIGYGHFIKSRTRHFNFNKWNTDYQYLKVNIHARVSIVESGVIE, from the coding sequence GTGAGAAGGTTCCTTACCTTTTTTATCGTAACGCTTAGTCTTACTGGGTGTGTTCGGAAGGAAATTTTGGATGATGTGAATTTAGAAACTGGAAGTGCCTATGATTATATTGATAATCAGATACGTGGCACAGCTCTAATCCCTGTTTACTTACCTGATAAGTCAGTAGAAAATAAAACCTTCAGTGCCTCTTCAAGTCTAAGCAGAGACTTTCTACGAGACATTCAACGTCAATCTTCAGATCCTCTTGTAACAGGCGCTCTGAAAGTGGTTCTTTTCGGAGAAAAGCTTGCAAAAGAAAGGGGAATTCTTGCTCTCATCGATTCCTTCCAACGGGACCCCAGCATAGGTGCCGGCATTTATCTTGGTGTTACTGAAGGTGAAGCAAAGAAAGTGATAGAAGGCTCATATGGAAAGAGAGGAAATTCAGTCTATTTAACCAATCTGATTCGTCATAATATGCAGACAAAAGATTTACCAAAAACAAATTTACAACGTTTTTTATTTGATTTTCACCAAAAGGGCAAATCCCCTTATCTGCCTCAGATACGCAGATTAAATAAAGATCAAATTGAAATTAGCGGAATCAGTTTTTTTCGATATGGCAAGGTAGTGGATTCCATACCAGCCTCAGAGATGTTTTATTTTAAGCTTCTTGTGGACAACTATAGCGAGGGAACCTTAAAAGTAAATGTCGAAAAACAAATCGCATCCATTGAAAGTATTCGCTCAAAATTCAAAATGAAACTGTCAGCGACCAATCCTAATGCGGTAAACGTATATATTAATGTGAAAGCAATGTTAAACGAATACACCGGCGTGAGTGTCACATCAAAAGACTTAAGGAAGATTGAACAAAAACTTGAAAAGGATATTGAAAAAGAATGCATGAAACTTACAAAACAGTTTCAGCAAAAACAAATTGACCCCATCGGATACGGTCATTTTATCAAAAGCAGAACAAGGCATTTTAATTTTAATAAGTGGAATACGGATTATCAATATTTAAAGGTAAATATCCATGCACGGGTAAGCATTGTAGAGTCAGGGGTTATTGAATAA
- the gerD gene encoding spore germination lipoprotein GerD, whose protein sequence is MNIKNMLLLLPITLLLTSCSSGEASSGGQVDYEQTKKMVVDILKTDDGKKAIQDVMADDKMKEKLVMDQKVVSDTIEQTLTSDKATEFWKKTFSDPKFAKGVAKNMRSENEKLLKELMNDPEYRGMMIQVFKEPEIQKEMADALKSKEYRAHLQSVISETIESPLFKAKMQELLLKAAEETQGKSSSKQGGGQSSGEQGSGGGQGGGSGGQ, encoded by the coding sequence ATGAATATAAAAAATATGTTGCTCCTCCTACCCATCACGTTGTTGCTAACAAGCTGTTCTTCTGGTGAAGCAAGTAGCGGAGGGCAAGTTGATTACGAACAAACGAAAAAAATGGTTGTGGATATTTTAAAAACAGATGATGGTAAGAAGGCAATTCAAGATGTAATGGCTGATGATAAAATGAAAGAAAAGCTGGTAATGGACCAAAAGGTGGTCTCTGATACCATTGAACAAACACTTACCTCGGATAAGGCAACAGAGTTTTGGAAAAAGACCTTCAGTGATCCTAAATTCGCAAAGGGCGTTGCCAAGAATATGAGAAGCGAAAACGAAAAGCTGCTAAAAGAATTGATGAACGATCCGGAATATCGCGGTATGATGATTCAGGTTTTCAAGGAGCCGGAAATTCAAAAAGAAATGGCAGATGCATTGAAGAGCAAGGAATACCGTGCACACCTTCAGTCAGTCATCTCTGAGACAATCGAAAGCCCGTTGTTTAAAGCAAAGATGCAGGAACTGCTCCTAAAAGCAGCAGAAGAAACACAAGGAAAATCGAGCTCGAAGCAAGGCGGAGGCCAATCTAGCGGCGAACAAGGCTCCGGAGGTGGGCAAGGTGGAGGCAGCGGTGGACAGTAA
- the cwlD gene encoding N-acetylmuramoyl-L-alanine amidase CwlD: MSKRRVKIISFIAGLVVLFLILQHDFIENDSWNTWNLPLSGKIILLDAGHGGPDGGAGTGKTLEKDIALDITLKVRDYLQQQGALVIMTRETDTDLADPDTRGYSRRKVEDLKKRLKMINGTDNDLFISIHLNAIPSSRWSGAQTFFAPHHQENARAAKFIQEELRKNLENTTRKAKPLNQVFILKHAKKPGALVEVGFLSNPGEKAMLKKDTYQEKVAISIYKGIMRYFTNEKEIIEKEE, encoded by the coding sequence GTGTCAAAGCGGAGAGTAAAAATAATCAGTTTTATTGCAGGGTTGGTTGTTTTATTTCTCATCCTACAACATGACTTTATCGAGAATGATTCGTGGAATACATGGAATCTTCCGTTGTCAGGTAAAATCATTTTGTTGGATGCGGGTCACGGGGGCCCAGATGGCGGAGCAGGAACAGGGAAAACCCTTGAAAAGGACATTGCATTAGATATCACCTTAAAAGTAAGGGATTATCTTCAACAGCAAGGAGCTCTTGTCATCATGACAAGGGAAACCGATACGGATTTGGCCGATCCAGACACAAGAGGATATAGTAGAAGAAAAGTGGAAGACTTGAAAAAAAGATTAAAAATGATAAATGGCACAGATAACGACCTTTTTATTAGCATTCACTTAAATGCGATACCATCTTCTAGATGGAGCGGAGCACAAACCTTCTTTGCCCCACACCATCAGGAAAACGCGAGAGCAGCAAAGTTCATTCAAGAAGAGCTGCGTAAAAATTTAGAAAATACAACAAGAAAAGCAAAGCCATTAAATCAAGTGTTCATCTTAAAACATGCTAAAAAGCCAGGAGCCCTTGTTGAAGTTGGCTTTCTTTCTAATCCAGGAGAAAAGGCGATGCTAAAAAAAGATACGTATCAAGAAAAAGTAGCCATTTCCATTTATAAAGGAATAATGCGTTACTTTACAAATGAAAAGGAAATTATAGAAAAAGAAGAGTAA
- a CDS encoding KinB-signaling pathway activation protein yields MTSRNWVRLFMTTLLIGGITTAIVGFIVRWNEFQPYFVEFRIIDILSTLVWLIVMGFLFSVISQMGFFAYLTVHRFGLGIFKSASLWNAVQMVLILFALFDLVYLRYENFAEKGESILSYLGLAILLLVISLIVAWYKTKQTNREAFIPALFFMIVVTLVEWVPVLRVNERSWLYLMMFALIACNAYQLLILHKLNTQSAQERQRRVQTVRPNEKNKSKKVKPSN; encoded by the coding sequence GTGACTAGCCGTAATTGGGTAAGACTTTTTATGACCACATTATTAATAGGCGGGATCACAACGGCCATTGTGGGTTTCATTGTTCGCTGGAACGAATTTCAGCCTTATTTTGTCGAATTTAGAATAATTGATATTTTATCTACGTTAGTATGGTTAATTGTTATGGGCTTCCTTTTTAGTGTTATTAGTCAAATGGGCTTTTTTGCTTATTTAACGGTTCACCGTTTTGGTTTAGGAATATTTAAATCCGCTTCTCTCTGGAACGCGGTACAAATGGTTCTCATTCTTTTTGCTCTTTTTGATTTGGTCTATTTACGATACGAGAACTTTGCTGAAAAAGGGGAATCTATTTTATCCTATCTTGGACTTGCTATTCTCCTTCTTGTTATAAGTCTAATCGTTGCATGGTATAAAACAAAGCAGACAAATCGAGAGGCATTTATCCCTGCCCTATTCTTTATGATTGTCGTAACACTGGTGGAATGGGTTCCTGTGCTTCGCGTGAACGAAAGAAGCTGGCTTTATCTCATGATGTTTGCCTTAATCGCTTGTAATGCCTATCAGTTGTTAATTCTTCATAAATTAAATACACAATCAGCACAAGAACGTCAAAGGCGTGTACAAACCGTTCGTCCTAATGAGAAAAATAAAAGTAAAAAAGTAAAACCGTCCAATTAG
- a CDS encoding YbaK family protein — protein sequence MTVITTFKEKRREKQIKYERSVLRDLSINTLKERVKQYFGSTKIASSFVMNTGIEEACYDVALEAFLLGAKFSKFGYHGEDLEAVRLRCYKQEKHLIDTLYNFLLYWGNGEEGTMSESLYYLCEQYIHVWWREGFEKGQRRHKLRLH from the coding sequence GTGACAGTAATAACTACCTTTAAAGAAAAACGACGTGAGAAACAGATCAAATATGAACGTTCCGTACTTCGGGACTTATCCATTAATACGCTAAAAGAGAGAGTAAAACAATATTTTGGTTCCACAAAAATTGCGTCTAGTTTTGTTATGAATACAGGTATTGAGGAAGCTTGTTATGACGTTGCCTTAGAGGCCTTCTTATTAGGGGCTAAATTCAGTAAGTTTGGCTATCATGGTGAAGATCTAGAAGCGGTTCGTCTACGGTGTTATAAGCAAGAAAAACATCTTATTGATACGTTATATAATTTTTTACTCTACTGGGGTAATGGTGAGGAAGGCACTATGAGTGAATCCCTTTATTATCTTTGTGAGCAATATATCCATGTTTGGTGGAGAGAAGGCTTTGAAAAAGGCCAAAGACGTCACAAACTCCGCCTGCATTAG